A window of the Lactuca sativa cultivar Salinas chromosome 7, Lsat_Salinas_v11, whole genome shotgun sequence genome harbors these coding sequences:
- the LOC111906002 gene encoding S-adenosyl-L-methionine:benzoic acid/salicylic acid carboxyl methyltransferase 3 — translation MKAALQQRQRNIVMEVENTLHMKVGDGESSYASNSFLQEIVIRKTLHVLKHTIKGMVNLETAFSKVFVLADLGCGTGTNTLLLASMVIDLVLELCKEINLKTPQFQVFLNDLFGNDFNTIFQLLPKFRANLKKEKGENFGSCFVSAIPGSFYRRLFPDESLHLVHSSYSVHWLSQVPEGIENNKTNIYMARTSPPNVFEAYGKQFHTDFIKFLELRAKEVVRGGCMVLTFLGRSSADPTTDDGCRLMELLAQSLLDMVKEGLVEESFINSFNLPHYSPCEDEVRKAIHNEGSFCLNTFNVFQGNWDPYDTDYTNLVDLNDQISHIHAKNCAKALRAVMEPLLTSHFGNLINIDVLFQKLQMHVAEDLANKKTRYFNIAISLSKK, via the exons ATGAAGGCAGCTTTACAACAAAGGCAAAGAAACATAGTCATGGAAGTAGAAAACACACTACACATGAAGGTTGGCGATGGAGAATCAAGCTACGCGAGTAACTCATTTCTTCAG GAAATTGTCATACGGAAAACACTGCATGTTTTAAAGCATACAATCAAGGGAATGGTTAATCTTGAAACGGCCTTCAGCAAAGTTTTCGTATTAGCAGATTTAGGATGTGGCACCGGCACAAATACACTATTGCTTGCATCTATGGTTATTGATTTAGTCCTTGAGCTCTGTAAAGAAATTAATCTTAAAACACCACAATTTCAAGTCTTCTTAAATGATCTTTTTGGAAATGATTTCAATACCATTTTCCAATTGTTACCGAAGTTTAGAGCAAACCTTAAGAAGGAGAAGGGAGAGAATTTTGGGTCTTGTTTTGTTTCAGCTATTCCAGGCTCCTTTTATCGCAGGCTCTTTCCAGATGAAAGCTTACACCTTGTTCACTCCTCTTATTCTGTTCATTGGCTTTCTCAG GTACCTGAAGGCAttgaaaacaacaaaacaaaTATATACATGGCAAGAACAAGTCCTCCCAATGTGTTTGAAGCATATGGAAAGCAATTTCATACTGACTTTATAAAGTTTTTAGAACTTCGTGCCAAAGAAGTAGTACGTGGTGGGTGCATGGTTTTGACATTTCTTGGTCGGAGTAGTGCTGATCCAACCACTGATGATGGTTGCCGTCTTATGGAGCTATTAGCACAATCACTTCTAGATATGGTCAAAGAG GGGCTGGTCGAAGAATCATTTATCAACTCATTCAATCTCCCCCATTATTCCCCATGCGAGGATGAAGTCAGGAAAGCTATTCACAATGAAGGCTCCTTTTGTCTTAATACCTTTAATGTttttcaaggtaactgggatcCATATGACACTGACTACACAAATTTGGTAGATTTGAATGACCAGATCAGCCACATCCATGCCAAAAACTGTGCTAAAGCTCTCAGAGCTGTTATGGAACCGTTGTTGACATCTCATTTCGGAAATTTGATAAATATTGATGTGTTATTTCAGAAGTTGCAAATGCATGTGGCCGAAGATCTAGCAAACAAGAAAACTAGATACTTTAATATAGCCATTTCATTGTCTAAAAAATGA
- the LOC111906032 gene encoding uncharacterized protein LOC111906032 has translation MEVERKRNGIFLVHSLRQQVANADFDDVAVVLKGGDGVSTSCARYCDVERHNDVKCVATIRLMGMVESPDTMDDYMRMFERTARKSLYTLSRGVVETFGDVYLRKPSLHDLQELYATHEKRHGFPEMIGSIDCTHWKWKNCLSPIFDNLLNGNAPDTPFTVNGNKYKYGYITLQKDIYSQYSTFVKAFRHPVEERDNFFKRRQEGARKDVERAFGVLKAK, from the exons ATGGAAGTGGAAAGGAAACGAAATGGTATTTTCTTGGTTCATTCTTTGAGGCAGCAGGTGGCTAATGCGGATTTTGATGATGTTGCAGTTGTTTTAAAGGG AGGAGACGGTGTGAGTACATCTTGTGCTCGTTATTGTGACGTGGAACGCCATAATGATGTG AAATGTGTTGCGACTATTCGTTTGATGGGTATGGTGGAGTCACCCGACACCATGGATGACTATATGAGAATGTTCGAAAGAACCGCAAGGAAGAGTTTGTATACATTGTCAAGGGGTGTTGTTGAAACATTTGGAGACGTGTATTTGCGGAAACCTTCGTTGCATGATTTGCAAGAATTGTATGCGACACATGAAAAACGCCATGGGTTTCCCGAAATGATCGGAAGCATTGATTGCACACACTGGAAATGGAAAAATTGTCTG TCGCCAATATTTGACAATCTTTTGAATGGAAATGCCCCAGATACTCCTTTCACGGTGAATGGAAACAAATACAAATACGGGTATATTACCTTACAAAAGGATATATATTCTCAGTATTCCACATTCGTGAAGGCATTCCGACACCCGGTTGAAGAAAGAGACAATTTTTTTAAGAGAAGACAAGAAGGAGCACGTAAGGATGTAGAACGTGCTTTTGGAGTGCTTAAGGCGAAGTGA
- the LOC111906000 gene encoding S-adenosyl-L-methionine:benzoic acid/salicylic acid carboxyl methyltransferase 3 yields the protein MVMEVENTLHMKVGDGESSYASNSFLQEIAIRKTLQVLKHTIKGMVNLETAFSKVFVLADLGCGTGTNTLLLASMVIDLVLELCKEINLKTPQFQVFLNDLFGNDFNTIFQLLPKFRANLKKEKGENFGSCFVSAIPGSFYGRLFPDESLHLVHSSYSVHWLSQVPEGIENNKTNIYMAKTSPPNVFEAYGNQFHTDFIKFLELRAKEVVRGGCMVLTFLGRSSADPTTDDGCRHLELLSQSLLDMVKEGLVEESYMNSFNVPYYTPCEDEVRKAIHKEGSFFLDTFNAFQGNWDPYDTDFTNMVDLNEQISHIHGKNCAKVVRAVSEPMLTSHFGNSINIDVLFQKFQMRVAEDLAKKKTRYFNIVISLTRN from the exons ATGGTCATGGAAGTAGAAAACACACTACACATGAAAGTCGGCGATGGAGAATCAAGCTACGCAAGTAACTCATTTCTTCAG GAAATTGCCATACGGAAAACACTGCAGGTTCTAAAGCATACAATCAAGGGAATGGTTAATCTTGAAACGGCCTTCAGCAAAGTTTTCGTATTAGCAGATTTAGGATGTGGCACCGGCACAAATACACTATTGCTTGCATCTATGGTTATTGATTTAGTCCTTGAGCTCTGTAAAGAAATTAATCTTAAAACACCACAATTTCAAGTCTTCTTAAATGATCTTTTTGGAAATGATTTCAATACCATTTTCCAATTGTTACCGAAGTTTAGAGCAAACCTTAAGAAGGAGAAGGGAGAGAATTTTGGGTCTTGTTTTGTTTCAGCTATTCCAGGCTCCTTTTATGGCAGGCTCTTTCCAGATGAAAGCTTACACCTTGTTCACTCCTCTTATTCTGTTCATTGGCTTTCTCAG GTACCTGAAGGCAttgaaaacaacaaaacaaaTATATACATGGCAAAAACAAGTCCTCCCAATGTGTTTGAAGCATATGGAAACCAATTTCATACTGACTTTATAAAGTTTTTAGAACTTCGTGCCAAAGAAGTAGTACGTGGTGGGTGCATGGTTTTGACATTTCTTGGTCGGAGTAGTGCTGATCCAACCACTGATGATGGTTGCCGTCATTTGGAGCTATTATCACAATCACTTCTCGATATGGTCAAAGAG GGGCTGGTCGAAGAATCATATATGAACTCATTCAATGTCCCATATTATACTCCATGCGAGGATGAAGTCAGGAAAGCTATTCACAAAGAGGGATCCTTTTTTCTTGATACCTTTAATGCttttcaaggtaactgggatcCATATGACACGGATTTCACAAATATGGTAGATTTGAATGAGCAGATCAGCCACATCCATGGGAAAAACTGTGCTAAAGTTGTGAGAGCTGTTTCAGAACCCATGTTGACATCTCATTTCGGGAATTCAATAAATATTGACGTGCtatttcaaaagtttcaaatgcGAGTGGCGGAAGATCTAGCAAAGAAGAAAACCAGATACTTTAATATAGTCATTTCATTGACTAGAAACTGA